In Natator depressus isolate rNatDep1 chromosome 9, rNatDep2.hap1, whole genome shotgun sequence, a single genomic region encodes these proteins:
- the SAMD7 gene encoding sterile alpha motif domain-containing protein 7 yields the protein MTPRDHMRKMSILGEQGTLDEKHLYRLASGMAAGELRQRQEMLMRNQMMAVNPQLMGAGQQRMQAIPSQFEPRFVDRDLLPSTEMMAPADPRQIHVAPHLGPSVPQHANMPNILPNRVYPGPGYSFLQPESIEAVARRQELVQKQNIARMEMEMSAIFQQKEIEKAHRKGLLSLEAPFLYHGIPASPVAFRGRNRLPEGHLPSDVYVHRTTLDDLHGNTMLMATSPYPPISSLQRERGRRPGRRAGNHKTSDCNANGAKSQAEDKNADSASTTADDEKEDKKETELEMLNKHEQSKTHVEPSATAVKSCKEYEHSLRKSCATHEIPTETNGCSSANEKDPSNSCTAFDDKYMYPPAIPFSALPYSFPVPSNPLLPPGAHGLILSGEDISSIEDIRKWTVDDVYSFIISLPGCSDYAQIFKDHAIDGETLPLLTEEHLLDTMGLKLGPALKIRSQVCRRLGNVFYMMNLPLPMPLPSATSKPSDQPANMASPVHCNSSGDTLGSPCSQDPETSKIVEQTVSENRENPCDTAGAQADFQMINFQKS from the exons AACTGCGACAGCGACAAGAAATGCTAATGAGAAACCAGATGATGGCAGTAAACCCTCAGCTAATGGGAGCAGGCCAGCAGAGAATGCAGGCAATTCCTTCACAGTTTGAACCTCGCTTTGTAGACAG AGATTTGTTGCCTTCTACTGAAATGATGGCACCAGCTGACCCAAGACAGATCCATGTAGCTCCCCACCTTGGACCTTCGGTCCCACAGCATGCAAACATGCCAAACATACTGCCCAATCGGGTTTACCCTGGTCCAG gATATAGTTTTCTCCAGCCAGAATCCATTGAAGCTGTGGCCAGAAGGCAGGAGTTggttcaaaaacaaaatattgccaG GATGGAAATGGAAATGAGTgctatttttcaacaaaaagaaatTGAGAAAGCTCATCGTAAAGGGCTACTAAGTTTGGAAGCACCTTTCCTTTATCATGGAATCCCAGCTAGCCCAGTTGCTTTCCGTGGCAGGAACAGACTTCCCGAAGGTCACCTTCCTAGCGACGTATATGTTCATCGAACCACCCTTGATGACCTTCATGGCAACACCATGCTCATGGCAACCAGCCCGTATCCTCCTATCAGCAgtctgcaaagggagagaggccGCCGGCCAGGGAGAAGAGCTGGGAATCACAAAACTAGTGATTGCAATGCCAATGGCGCCAAAAGCCAAGCTGAAGACAAAAATGCAGACTCTGCTTCCACCACTGCCGATGATGAGAAAGAGGACAAGAAAGAAACAGAGCTTGAGATGCTAAACAAACATGAGCAAAGCAAAACCCATGTTGAGCCATCTGCTACAGCTGTGAAAAGCTGTAAAGAGTATGAACACAGCCTGAGAAAAAGTTGTGCTACTCATGAAATTCCCACTGAAACAAatggctgcagcagtgcaaatGAGAAGGATCCCAGTAACTCTTGCACAGCCTTTGATGACAAGTACATGTATCCTCCTGCAATCCCATTCTCAGCACTGCCATATAGCTTCCCAGTACCCAGCAATCCATTACTGCCTCCAG GAGCGCATGGCCTGATTCTGAGTGGAGAAGATATTTCTTCCATTGAAGATATTCGCAAATGGACTGTTGATGATGTATACAGTTTTATTATTAGCCTTCCAGGTTGTTCAGACTATGCACAG ATATTTAAAGATCATGCTATTGATGGAGAAACCCTGCCACTACTCACAGAAGAACATCTGTTGGACACAATGGGATTAAAACTTGGACCAGCACTAAAAATTCGATCTCAG GTGTGTCGGCGGCTGGGCAATGTGTTCTACATGATGAATCTTCCTCTGCCCATGCCCCTTCCTTCTGCTACAAGCAAACCATCAGATCAGCCCGCCAACATGGCCTCCCCTGTGCACTGCAATAGCAGTGGTGATACACTGGGCAGTCCCTGCTCCCAGGACCCAGAAACTTCAAAAATAGTGGAGCAGACTGTTTCGGAAAACAGGGAAAATCCATGTGacacagctggagcccaggctgacTTTCAGATGAtcaattttcagaagagctga